Part of the Pseudomonadota bacterium genome is shown below.
GAACGATCGCCAGGCGCGAGGGGGCCGCCAGGACCGGCGAGGCCACTCACCTGCGGAGCGGTCGGCTGCAGCAGCTCGAAGGTCGCGGTGATCGGGCCGTTATTGCCGTCCTCGGCCAGGGCTTCGATTTCGTTGCCACCCAGGGGCACGTTGGCCGGCTGGCCGCCGTCGTAGCTGTCGAAGGTGCCGTCGTGGATACCGAGCCACACCGGGGTCAGGAACGTGCCGCGCGAGGGCTGGACGTTTTCGACCGTGACCACCACGGCGGGGGCGGAGTCGGCCAGCACGGGGGCGGCGGTAGCGGAGAACATGGCGCCGATGACGGCAGCGAGGGTAAGGGTGCGGGACATGATATGTGGCTCCTTCAGTTCGATGTTGAGGACCAGCGAGCAGCGGTTAGTTGTTTCGCTCGGTGATCGTTGACTCGTGCACTTAATGCGTCGCACGTGTCCCTAGGTCGAAGGAGCCTGAGAAGCGGTTCAAAAAAATTCTTCGAATCGTGATCAGCGCGTGGCCGAGCACTGGGCGGAAAGCGCTGGCAAGCCGAAGCCGAAGGTTTCATCGTGCCCGGGAGCACCGAGGTCACGCGCCTTGTCCGCGAGCGATTGGCGCACACGGCTGGCGCTGGAGAGGTCCTTGAGGCTTGGATCACTCGCGATGATGGAGACGACGAAGGGACTCGCAAAGGAAGTCCCCGTCACGTAGCGCCCTCGCCCATCGGCCTGCACGTAGATGTCGACGCCGGGCGCGGCGAAGTCGACGTGGGCGCCCATCACGGCCCCGTCGTAGATGCGAAGGGCGGCGTCCACGGCGGTCACGGCGATCACGTCCGCAAAGGCGGCGGGGTAGCGCGGCGGCGAGTCCGGTCCCTCGTTGCCGACCGCTGCCACCAGCAGCAGGCCCACGTCGGTCGCTCGCTGAACGGCTCGATCCAGGGCCCGGTTGTAGGGCCCGGCCAGGGAGACGTTCACCAGTTCCACCCGGGACTGGACCAGCCAGTCCAAGGCACGTATCAAGGTGCTCGCGCTAGGCCCCGCCTGCGGGCGCGCCTCATCGAAGACCACCGCCGCATGCAAGGTCCCCTCGCGCAAGCGGCCGTCGCCGATGAGCGTCTGCGCCACGGCGGTACCATGCGACCGCCCGTGTGCCGCCACCTCGCCGACGAAGGACGACGTGACGATACGCTGGTCCGCGAGCGACGGCGCCGTGAGGTCGACGCCGCTGTCGATCATGCCGAGTCGCCGCAAGCTGGCACAGCCCTGGGCCGGCCACTGGATCATCGCGTGGGCGAACTCCAGGGGCTGCGCCATGACAGCGGCCGGGGTGCCCGCATCCGTGCTGAGGCCATACTGATGATC
Proteins encoded:
- a CDS encoding S8 family serine peptidase → MRSILKCLLCMSVLLLVSACESFHLKPPPLTGEPSDAVRAEVAEDGVSVIALINNVDLALLLERKARREGFRLLRRERLPGLGVVMLTFAVPPGLDVTQAAAELERLEPHATADRDHQYGLSTDAGTPAAVMAQPLEFAHAMIQWPAQGCASLRRLGMIDSGVDLTAPSLADQRIVTSSFVGEVAAHGRSHGTAVAQTLIGDGRLREGTLHAAVVFDEARPQAGPSASTLIRALDWLVQSRVELVNVSLAGPYNRALDRAVQRATDVGLLLVAAVGNEGPDSPPRYPAAFADVIAVTAVDAALRIYDGAVMGAHVDFAAPGVDIYVQADGRGRYVTGTSFASPFVVSIIASDPSLKDLSSASRVRQSLADKARDLGAPGHDETFGFGLPALSAQCSATR